In one window of Malassezia japonica chromosome 9, complete sequence DNA:
- the MSH6 gene encoding DNA mismatch repair protein msh6 (COG:L; EggNog:ENOG503NU39), with protein sequence MATKQSSLLGFFAKAPKPAEKGPEKDNSKANAAPKKTEAPVTPAKRETPTKRDAPETPAATPAPTAKRPRSSPLASSPANRVSDESLTPPPSSDVPDEEVPNGRRRAASRRVSYFEERSEDSGSGESQDEDDFVMSDVSSESDNASEASALPSEDEATPEPEEEEEEEEVVTPPPKRKAPAPAPASVEAPRMSLARSHLTKAERRAEDDKRKRVENEQAYSFLLDVRDKDMHRPGELDYDQRTLYIPPSAWRTFTPFEKQFWEIKQNHYDTVLFFQKGKFYELYEEDALIGHRECDLKLTDRVKMKMVGVPEASFDMFATKLLALGYKVGRVDQSETAVAKGMRVGEKSRGGGSEIVRRELRHVVTSGTIVDGSVLSDDLSSYCVCIKEFKPTPDALPRFGICTLDASTAEFRLVTLEDDAVLTQLETVLRSLRIREVLHEKGVISPSTLRLIRNVVPTTCQITMLKPQTEFLEADAAAARLQQLFHVEEANALPESLQPMLEEPLAMSALGGMLWYLEQLHLDGDLCAAGNFARLPPPSERGALILDAKSLMHLNVLHNDQGTDEGTLHRLLNRCVTPFGRRLFTVWLTAPLADVDAINARFDAVDDLLSHSSFSEEFAAFARALPDLERLQTRVAAGKCRPREFLTVLQAYSRFKTAQDKLLAHASEFQGDVLRTMLESLPDVAALAASLRAHFHANEDGSFTPRHGKFPAYDAAEEEVRAAEARLEKEREACAQELSLSSKEVQWKHIGTNEIYQIEVPARTKVPANWIVMSQTKAAKRYYTPRGKDLVRQLKEARETRLAAVRAFQDEIYVQFRAEYATFARAVRTVAQIDCLSSLAKASHALGSPACRPTLIKSDAAHFTYSELRHPCMAPSVLSGNVTEFIPNDIALGKDNEEVMILTGSNMAGKSTTARTAATAVILAQLGCYVPAREATLAPIDRIASRMGANDQLFRNNSTFMVEMLEASKILREATPRSLVIMDELGRGTSTFDGQAIAYAVLHHVVARSRCLCFFMTHYSNIAASLDTYPRVSNRHMQVLVDDEARHVVFTYRLVRGIAESSYGTQVARIAGVPDEICTKAAVVSERFFAEAQQEQSRRRHSKIPLETLSDFARLVALGRGVSGSAAELAVLYAAATRRASGVGAPP encoded by the coding sequence ATGGCTACGAAGCAGTCGTCGCTGCTGGGCTTCTTTGCCAAGGCGCCCAAGCCTGCGGAAAAGGGGCCCGAAAAGGACAATAGCAAGGCGAATGCTGCGCCGAAGAAGACCGAGGCACCGGTGACGCCCGCCAAGCGCGAGACGCCTAccaagcgcgacgcgccggaaacgccggccgcgacgcccgcgccgacggccaagcgcccgcgcagctcgccgctgGCGTCCTCACCGGCGAACCGCGTGTCGGACGAGTCgctcacgccgccgccgtcgagtGATGTGCCGGACGAAGAGGTGCCGaacggccgccgccgcgccgcgtcgcgccgcgtcaGCTACTTTGAAGAGCGCTCAGAAGacagcggctcgggcgagtcgcaggacgaggacgactTTGTGATGTCGGACGTGTCCTCGGAGAGCGATAACGCGAGTGAAGCAAGCGCTTTGCcgagcgaggacgaggcgacgcctgagccggaggaggaggaagaggaggaggaagtggtgacgccgccgccgaaaCGCAAAGCGCCTGCCCCGGCCCCGGCCTCGGTCGAAGCTCCACGCATGAGTCTCGCGCGGAGCCACCTGaccaaggccgagcgccgcgcagaaGACGACAAGCGCAAGCGTGTTGAAAACGAGCAGGCGTACAGCttcctgctcgacgtgcgcgacaaGGACATGCACCGTCCTGGCGAGCTGGACTATgaccagcgcacgctctaCATCCCCccgagcgcgtggcgtACCTTTACGCCGTTTGAAAAGCAGTTTTGGGAGATCAAGCAGAACCACTACGACACGGTTCTCTTCTTCCAAAAGGGCAAGTTTTACGAGCTGTACGAAGAGGACGCATTGATCGGACACCGCGAGTGCGACCTCAAGCTCACGGACCGCGTCAAGATGAAGATGGTCGGTGTCCCGGAGGCGTCGTTTGATATGTTTGCCACGAAactccttgcgctcggaTACAAGGTTGGGCGCGTGGACCAGAGCGAGACGGCCGTCGCCAAAGGCATGCGTGTCGGCGAAaagtcgcgcggcggcggctccgagattgtgcgccgcgagctccggCACGTTGTGACCAGCGGCACGATCGTCGACGGCAGCGTGCTCTCGGACGACCTCAGCAGCTACTGTGTGTGCATCAAAGAGTTTAAGCCCAcgccggacgcgctgcCCCGCTTTGGCATttgcacgctcgacgcgtccaCCGCCGAGTTCCGGCTGGTGACGCTTGAGGACGATGCCGTGCTCACACAGCTCGAGACCGTGCTGCGTTCGCTGCGCATCCGCGAAGTCTTGCACGAAAAAGGCGTCAtttcgccgagcacgctgcgcctgaTCCGCAACGTTgtgccgacgacgtgccAGATCACCATGCTCAAGCCGCAGACCGagttcctcgaggcggacgctgccgccgcgcgcctccaGCAGCTCTTCCACGTCGAGGAGGCCAACGCGCTCCCCGAATCGCTGCAGCcgatgctcgaggagcCGCTCGCGATGTCGGCGCTCGGTGGTATGCTGTGgtacctcgagcagctgcacctcgacggcgatcTGTGTGCCGCCGGCAACTTTGCGCGCCtcccgccgccgagcgagcgggGCGCGCTAATCCTCGATGCCAAGTCGCTCATGCACCTCAATGTGCTGCACAACGACCAAGGCACGGACGAAGGCACGCTGCACCGCCTTTTGAACCGGTGCGTGACGCCGTttggccgccgcctctttACCGTGTGGCTtaccgcgccgctcgcggatGTGGACGCAATTAATGCGCGTTTCGACGCCGTGGACGACCTGCTCAGCCACTCCTCGTTCAGCGAAGAGTTTGCGGCATTCGCCCGCGCGCTCCCGGacctggagcgcctgcagacgcgcgtcgctgcaggCAAGTGCCGTCCGCGCGAGTTCCTTACGGTGCTCCAAGCATATAGCCGCTTCAAGACGGCGCAGGACAagctgcttgcgcacgcGTCCGAGTTTCagggcgacgtgctgcgcacgatgctcgagtcgctgcccgacgtcgctgcgctagccgcgtcgctgcgtgcgcactTCCACGCGAACGAGGACGGATCCTTTACGCCGCGTCACGGCAAGTTCCCCGCGTACGATGCGGCGGAAGAGGAGGTCcgtgcggccgaggcgcgcctcgagaaggagcgcgaggcgtgcgcgcaagAGCTCAGCCTCTCGTCCAAAGAGGTCCAGTGGAAGCACATTGGCACGAACGAGATCTACCAGATCGAGGTGCCGGCGCGCACCAAAGTCCCTGCAAACTGGATTGTCATGAGCCAGACCAAGGCTGCGAAGCGCTACTACACGCCCCGCGGCAAGGacctcgtgcgccagctgaaggaggcgcgcgagacgcgcctggcggccgtgcgtgcCTTCCAGGACGAGATCTACGTGCAATTCCGCGCCGAGTACGCGACCTttgcgcgtgccgtgcgcaccgtcgcgcAGATCGACTGTCTGTCGAGTCTCGCCAAGGCCtcgcatgcgctcggctcgccggCCTGCCGCCCGACACTGATcaagagcgacgcggcgcacttTACCTacagcgagctgcgccatcCGTGTatggcgccgagcgtgttGAGTGGTAATGTGACCGAGTTCATTCCGAACGACATTGCCCTTGGCAAGGACAATGAGGAGGTGATGATCCTCACCGGCAGTAACATGGCCGGCAAAAGTACaacggcgcgcacggccgcgaccgccgtcatcctggcgcagctcggaTGCTATGTGCCAGCGCGGGAAGCGACGCTCGCTCCGATCGATCGCATCGCATCGCGCATGGGCGCCAACGACCAGCTGTTCCGCAACAACAGTACGTTTATGgtcgagatgctcgaggcgtCCAAGATCCTGCGCGAAGCAACGCCCCGCTCGCTCGTGATTATGGACGAGCTCGGACGTGGCACGTCGACCTTTGACGGCCAAGCGATTGCCTATGCCGTGCTGCATCACGTCgtcgcacgctcgcgctgtCTATGCTTCTTTATGACCCACTACTCCAACATCGCCGCGAGCCTCGACACGTATCCTCGCGTGAGCAACCGGCACATGCAGGTGttggtcgacgacgaggcgcgccatGTGGTGTTTACCTACCGCCTTGTGCGCGGCATCGCCGAGTCGTCATACGGCACGCAGGTCGCACGTATCGCAGGCGTGCCGGACGAAATCTGCACCAAGGCCGCTGTGGTATCGGAGCGCTTttttgccgaggcgcagcaggagcagtcgcgccgccgtcacAGCAAAATTCccctcgagacgctgagcgactttgcgcgcctcgtcgcgctgggcCGCGGCGTCAGTGGCAGTGCCGCGGAGCTTGCGGTGCTCTATGCAGCcgccacgcgacgcgcctcgggcgtTGGTGCACCGCCCTAG
- a CDS encoding tRNA (cytidine(32)/guanosine(34)-2'-O)-methyltransferase (TransMembrane:1 (i496-514o); COG:T; EggNog:ENOG503NX38) — MNESSTLTSMDDHQPVNWELMTSLGLYANTDAAKGPVQSPLSPMSDMLSGLPSAGSSDTPLPGATALHPSNSIRSQRNWSEFDGHPVSPLPSPLIRSILDDDDPSSWQSQQIIPSSPTEELSKTQAFFSASAAAKPPPKPPRNLNIARSASSRTPSSAVDTIRRRQRALSSPHQPQEPLRMETLTVPSALEVPQTNNLHERPFNALPVERKASRPISRHVHGPSMNVTNDSIMPTSPPPTSVIDPDMSNERPLVHSPTGKEPVMANDNEQLLQSVDIPTEQEDEKEGLVGPYHVLSRLGTGAFSKVLLAEPLSQERKGRVALKMIACEPWKIDKRMRVSWIREVEVLKHIAHPSIVAFVDSFRTPQHYTLVLDAVDGGELFDLLSRHQADIAQREWLVRRIFGELAAAVGWMHENNLVHRDIKLENIMMTRTLFAPDAPPLVPSALGPVPLIKVTDFGLARFIHPDQMLETRCGSEEYAAPELIIGKKYDGRKTDAWALGVVLYALLTGGLPFLESPQDTPDLQEEREKQHGGNNSDRDAKLRKAHLLRIAKGELRWPERANDRSETADRGNYEKSLRLVTPQARHIASRFLRRDANRRAACWDLWKDPWFLYGSFVSSHDSAPSPLPLNEATMLCPAEEASAAGERVPLSYNPLSERGRKWIESFTATRSENAPMHRDLPP; from the coding sequence ATGAACGAGTCGAGCACGTTGACATCCATGGACGACCATCAACCCGTGAACTGGGAATTGATGACGAGCCTCGGGCTCTACGCCAATACGGACGCGGCGAAGGGGCCTGTGCAAAGCCCCCTGTCGCCGATGAGCGATATGCTCTCCGGATTGCCTAGTGCAGGGTCGAGCGACACGCCGTTGCCGGGTGCCACCGCGCTGCATCCCTCCAATTCCATACGCAGCCAGCGGAACTGGAGCGAGTTTGACGGGCATCCCGTATCGCCTCTGCCGAGCCCGCTTATTCGCTCCATCCTCGACGATGACGATCCCTCGTCGTGGCAATCGCAGCAAATCATTCCTTCCAGCCCGACCGAGGAGCTCTCCAAGACCCAGGCCTTCTTTAGTGCATCCGCTGCTGCGAAGCCGCCACCCAAGCCACCGCGCAACCTGAATATCGCACGCAGTGCGTCGAGCCGCACACCGAGCTCAGCTGTGGACACGATACGCaggcgccagcgcgcgcttTCCTCGCCGCACCAGCCGCAGGAACCGTTGCGGATGGAAACGCTCACGGTGCCctccgcgctcgaggtgccACAAACGAATAATTTGCACGAACGGCCCTTTAATGCGCTgcccgtcgagcgcaaggcctCGCGCCCCATTTCACGCCATGTACACGGACCGTCGATGAATGTGACAAACGACAGCATCATGCCCACCTCGCCCCCGCCTACGTCTGTGATCGACCCTGATATGTCAAACGAGCGCCCGTTGGTCCACTCGCCGACCGGGAAGGAGCCTGTGATGGCCAACGACAATGAACAGCTGCTCCAATCGGTCGACATTCCTACCGAGCAGGAGGACGAGAAAGAGGGGCTCGTCGGCCCGTATCATGTGCTCTCGCGCCTCGGGACAGGCGCATTCAGCAAGGTGCTTCTTGCTGAGCCCCTCTCCCAGGAGAGAAaagggcgcgtcgcgctcaaGATGATTGCCTGCGAGCCGTGGAAGATCGACAAGCGTATGCGCGTCAGTTGGATCCGTGAAGTCGAAGTGCTGAAGCACATCGCACATCCCTCGATCGTCGCTTTTGTCGATTCCttccgcacgccgcagcacTATACGCTCGTTTTGGACGCCGTCGATGGCGGCGAATTGTTTGACCTCTTGTCGCGCCACCAAGCAGACATTGCTCAGCGCGAATGGCTGGTACGCCGCATCTTTGGTGAGCTTGCGGCAGCCGTGGGGTGGATGCACGAAAACAACCTCGTGCATCGCGATATCAAGCTCGAGAACATTATGATGACGCGCACCCTCTTTGCGCCGGACGCTCCTCCGCTCGTCCCGTCCGCGCTGGGGCCGGTGCCGCTGATCAAAGTGACCGACtttggcctcgcgcgcttTATCCACCCCGACCagatgctcgagacgcGTTGCGGTAGCGAAGAGTACGCCGCGCCAGAGCTCATCATCGGCAAGAAGTACGACGGACGCAAGACCGATGCATGGGCCCTCGGCGTGGTCCTCTATGCTTTGCTCACCGGCGGCTTGCCCTTCCTCGAGTCGCCGCAAGACACGCCCGACCTACAAGAGGAGCGGGAGAAGCAACACGGCGGAAATAATAGCGACCGCGATGCCAAACTGCGCAAGGCACACCTCCTGCGGATTGCCAAAGGCGAACTCCGCTGGCCAGAGCGCGCCAATGACCGGAGCGAGACGGCAGACAGGGGCAACTATGAGAAGTCCCTTCGTCTGGTgacgccgcaggcgcggcacaTTGCGTCGCGGTTCCTGCGTCGCGATGCGAACCGCCGCGCTGCCTGCTGGGACTTGTGGAAGGACCCTTGGTTCCTCTATGGCAGCTTTGTCTCGTCGCACGACTCGGCGCCTTCCCCGCTTCCCTTGAACGAGGCCACGATGTTGTGTCCAGCCGAGGAGGCaagcgcggccggcgagcgcgttcCACTTTCGTACAACCCTCTTAGCGAAAGAGGGCGAAAGTGGATCGAGTCGTTCACTGCGACGCGCAGTGAGAACGCGCCGATGCACCGCGACTTGCCCCCGTAG
- the CET1 gene encoding mRNA-capping enzyme subunit beta (EggNog:ENOG503NXVE; COG:S; BUSCO:EOG09264P4J), producing the protein MEEPAVPAGRSIFGVDPMDDFAVLIADCIWDHCQNLSHVEIEAKVGILIDRNTNARLQLPVFTETVVDAKQLGLRFESNMSMDQHRRFNQLLNHLVAYSANQAPSERVTYKHQKEVDYFYDERMPDTGSVVHLRVTRDAQTLQIKPGGVVTKKRVADINVYAPNRPFDYRISINTETPMPPPPEDSRPTFIREKDRLSYAHQNFNVDLTQVILPNNVRFMTDIQPQEPVHELEVEIRDSVELMQHAFVARGQEQKEFQEWTPFEDTVLILLNNVRLLIRYVRIRT; encoded by the exons ATGGAGGAGCCAGCGGTGCCTGCGGGGCGCTCCATCTTTGGAGTTGATCCAATGGACGACTTTGCTGTTTTGATCGCAGACTGTATCTGGGACCACTGTCAAAACTTGTCGCATGTCGAG ATCGAGGCCAAAGTGGGGATTTTGATCGACCGCAACACGAATGCGCGTTTGCAGCTCCCTGTGTTTACCGAAACCGTGGTTGATGCAAAGCAGCTTGGTCTGCGTTTCGAGAGCAACATGTCGATGGACCAGCACCGCCGTTTCAACCAGCTGCTGAATCACTTGGTGGCCTACAGTGCGAACCaagcgccgagcgagcgggTGACGTACAAGCACCAGAAAGAAGTGGACTACTTTTACGATGAACGTATGCCTGATACGGGCAGTGTCGTCCACCTGCGTGTCACGCGCGATGCACAGACACTCCAGATCAAGCCAGGAGGTGTTGTGACCAAAAAGCGGGTTGCCGATATCAACGTCTACGCGCCAAACCGCCCTTTTGACTACCGTATCTCTATCAATACCGAAACGCCGATGCCGCCTCCGCCCGAGGACAGCCGCCCGACGTTTATTCGCGAAAAGGACCGCCTTTCGTATGCCCATCAGAATTTCAACGTGGACCTCACGCAAGTCATCCTGCCCAACAATGTACGTTTTATGACTGACATCCAGCCCCAGGAGCCTGTGCATGAACTGGAAGTGGAGATTCGCGACTCGGTCGAGTTGATGCAGCATGCGTTTGTCGCCCGCGGGCAAGAACAGAAAGAGTTCCAAGAATGGACTCCCTTCGAAGATACAGTACTCATCCTGCTTAACAATGTCCGCTTGCTCATTCGGTACGTGCGAATTCGCACCTAG
- the MEU1 gene encoding S-methyl-5'-thioadenosine phosphorylase (EggNog:ENOG503NV1I; COG:F; BUSCO:EOG09263KB4): MATTDPKAEWNGPPILVGVIGGSGLYKLEGIEIIDSVRPKTPWGFPSSPISIARTDSGTLVAFLARHGLTHSISPSHVPSTANIAALKHLGVRTILAFSAVGSLREEIAPKDFVVPSQIIDRTKGVRRASYFGEGEEHAVIAHATFGDPYDTILRPIVEGIIRETLAEHSPSVKVHSNKTVVCMEGPAFSTRAESIMYRQLGGDIINMSALPEAKLAREAELSYVLIATATDYDAWRESSESVNVAEVMQSLKANVTASQVVTKALVDKVSSLVADEDSKILRSTAGSMKFSVMTSPEHIDQHVLERLRYILPWLGK; encoded by the exons ATGGCGACTACGGATCCGAAAGCAGAGTGGAACGGCCCTCCCATCCTTGTGGGCGTGATCGGTGGATCCGGCCTGTACAAGCTGGAGGGTATCGAGATCATCGATTCCGTGCGCCCCAAGACG CCCTGGGGTTTCCCGTCGTCGCCGATTAgcatcgcgcgcaccgATTCGGGCACGCTTGTCGCATTCCTTGCGCGCCACGGCCTGACGCACTCGAtctcgccgtcgcacgTGCCGTCGACGGCCAACATTGCCGCGCTGaagcacctcggcgtgcgcaccatCCTAGCCTTCTCGGCGGTTGGttcgctgcgcgaggagatCGCGCCGAAGGACTTTGTCGTTCCGTCGCAGATCATCGATCGTACCAAGGGTGTGCGCCGTGCCAGCTACTTTGGTGAAGGCGAGGAGCACGCGGTCATTGCGCACGCGACGTTCGGCGACCCTTACGACACCATCCTGCGCCCGATCGTGGAGGGCAT CATCCGCGAGACGCTTGCAGAGCACTCGCCCAGCGTCAAGGTGCACTCTAACAAGACGGTTGTCTGCATGGAAGGCCCCGCGttctcgacgcgcgccgagtcgaTCATGTACCGCCAGCTGGGTGGTGACATTATCAACATgtcggcgctgcccgaggcgaagcttgcgcgcgaggcggagctgAGCTACGTGCTGATCGCGACCG CGACCGACTATGACGCTTGGCGCGAGTCGTCCGAGTCCGTGaacgtcgccgaggtcaTGCAGAGCTTGAAAGCGAACGTTACGGCCTCGCAGGTGGTGACCAaggcgctggtcgacaAGGTGAGCTCCCTTgttgccgacgaggactCCAAGATCCTCAGGAGCACCGCGGGCAGCATGAAGTTCAGCGTCATGACGTCGCCCGAGCACATTGACCAGCatgtgctcgagcgtctgcgcTACATCCTTCCCTGGCTCGGCAAGTAA
- the TRM9_2 gene encoding tRNA (carboxymethyluridine(34)-5-O)-methyltransferase (EggNog:ENOG503NVKF; COG:Q; BUSCO:EOG09264DIM): protein MARASQPVYVAPGHGEGDAAAYEDANVHAVYDVIASHFSSTRYKPWPLIPQFLATFAPGSVGADLGCGNGKYLHLRSALGDEHDATLVTIGSDRCAPLVDDAQHNFPPSDSGKERWQEVAVADALCSQLRSAAFDYAISIATIHHFSTPERRMRAVQEMIRVVRPVAPGGPSDALGQGSGRFLIFVWAFDQRGGGRRKFDSVLAADDDAQDVLVPWVMTPQHTQEDTVDQVHQRCTYRC, encoded by the exons ATGGCTCGTGCGTCCCAGCCGGTGTATGTCGCGCCGGGGCATGGTGagggcgacgccgcggcgtacgAGGATGCGAATGTACATGC GGTATACGATGTGATTGCCTCGCACTTTTCCAGCACGCGCTACAAGCCGTGGCCGCTGATCCCCCAGTTTCTCGCGACCTTTGCGCCAGGTTCTGTCGGTGCTGATCTCGGCTGTGGGAATGGCAAGTACTTGCACCTGCGTTCTGCGCTCGGGGACGAGCACGATGCGACACTCGTGACGATTGGCTCCGACCgctgtgcgccgctcgtcgacgatgcACAGCACAACTTTCCCCCCAGCGACAGCGGCAAAGAGCGCTGGCAGGAGGTCGCAGTAGCTGATGCGCTCTGCAGCCAGCTGCGTTCGGCAGCCTtt gaTTATGCTATTAGCATCGCGACGATCCATCACTTTTCCACGCCCGAGCGGAGGATGCGGGCCGTACAAGAGATGATCCGAGTCGTGCGCCCTGTTGCGCCAGGTgggccgagcgacgcgctgggccAAGGCTCCGGCCGCTTCCTCATCTTTGTGTGGGCGTTTgaccagcgcggcggcggacgtCGCAAGTTTGACTCGGTgctggccgccgacgacgacgcacaGGACGTGCTTGTGCCGTGGGTCATGACGCCCCAACATACCCAGGAAGATACCGTGGATCAGGTGCACCAACGATGTACGTATCGATGCTAA
- the TIM54 gene encoding mitochondrial import inner membrane translocase subunit tim54 (EggNog:ENOG503NZTX; COG:U; BUSCO:EOG09263XVS; TransMembrane:1 (n6-13c19/20o43-61i)) has product MSEEKAAGAAAAAPKRVVPAALRPLIWMGIPQSVLLWKPRLPSRNWSIFWLSIASVSYLYYEDRRQCKKILEEYKERVRGLSEDTMAPSEWPRKVLVYTAKYPGDDNYEVGALFFRKFVKPILVAAAVDYEIVSGTRHGGLARDLRDRIHERRRNLAGVLPWPTTAGPGAPTMPFMLGPAELLQRELDGAVVLMGRPALKEWAWALKEGWNTEIPAKPVDYDEQLAASLSEDTTFEEQEPEKPVDTPVAGDDEEPAPLPNKGFMLPSQVGLQSMQRPGLAPYAKPNAPAEPAPAAPAADEPKLAPPPSIPAQPPICFVDFTNLVGWRNIPRRIGHFFNRRSDVRRGCEAGLAIVLGSKDDARDFDVGAPGTIPTDPPQGGDLDWGLDEEDVYPPSFAKTVEEIVKGKERFYRDLGTELKASREILRGEREPTKAEQREMPRSEIELRDARFNMERDWRNLEQGYRILTPMAGVLWDEAWRGSLRVLKERARDESVPRRVVPEIIEEVNPVEEAA; this is encoded by the coding sequence ATGAGCGAGGAGAaagctgcaggcgctgcggcggccgcgccgaagcgTGTCGTCCCTGCGGCACTGCGTCCGCTGATCTGGATGGGCATTCCCCAGAGCGTGCTTCTGTGGAAGCCGCGTCTGCCGTCCCGCAACTGGAGCATCTTTTGGCTGTCGATTGCGTCGGTGAGCTACCTCTACTACGAGGACCGGCGCCAGTGCAAAAAGATCCTGGAAGAATAcaaggagcgcgtgcgtggcCTTTCGGAGGACACGATGGCACCGAGTGAGTGGCCGCGCAAGGTCCTCGTGTACACGGCCAAGTACCCCGGTGACGACAACTACGaagtcggcgcgctcttcTTCCGCAAGTTTGTGAAGCCGATCCTCGTTGCTGCGGCTGTCGACTATGAGATCGTGAGCGGCACGCGTCACGGTggccttgcgcgcgacctgcgTGACCGCATCCatgagcgccgccgcaacCTCGCTGGCGTGCTGCCCTGGCCGACGACAGCCGGCcctggcgcgccgacgatgccCTTCATGCTCGGCCCTgcggagctgctgcagcgtgaGCTGGACGGTGCAGTGGTGCTCATGGGCCGCCCTGCGCTGAAGGAGTGGGCATGGGCGCTGAAAGAGGGCTGGAATACCGAGATTCCTGCGAAGCCCGTCGACtacgacgagcagctcgcggcgagcCTCAGTGAGGACACTACGTTTGAGGAGCAGGAGCCCGAGAAGCCCGTCGATACCCCGGTCGCGGGTGACGACGAAGAGCCTGCGCCCCTGCCGAACAAAGGCTTCATGCTCCCGTCGCAGGTGGGTCTGCAGTCGATGCAGCGCCCCGGCCTTGCGCCCTATGCCAAGCCGAATGCGCCGGCggagcctgcgcctgctgcgcccgcggccgacgagccgaAGCTCGCCCCCCCGCCCTCCATCCCCGCCCAGCCGCCGATCTGCTTTGTAGACTTTACCAATCTGGTCGGCTGGCGCAACATTCCCCGCCGGATTGGCCACTTTTTCAACCGGCGCtcggacgtgcgccgcggctgcgaGGCGGGTCTCGCCATTGTGCTCGGCTCcaaggacgacgcgcgcgattTCGACGTCGGTGCGCCCGGCACGATCCCGACCGATCCCCCGCAAGGCGGCGACCTCGACTGGGGCCTagacgaggaggacgtgTACCCTCCCAGCTTTGCCAAGACCGTGGAGGAGATCGTGAAGGGCAAGGAGCGGTTCTACCGCGATCTCGGCACGGAACTCAaggcctcgcgcgagatcctccgtggcgagcgcgagccgacCAAGgctgagcagcgcgagatGCCCCGCTCAGAGAttgagctgcgcgacgcgcggtTCAACATGGAGCGTGACTGGCGCAATCTCGAGCAAGGCTACCGCATCCTGACGCCAATGGCAGGCGTGCTATGGGACGAGGCATGGCGCGGCAGCCTGCGCGTGCTCAAAGAGCGCGCCCGTGACGAGTCGGTTccccggcgcgtcgtcccCGAGATCATCGAGGAGGTGAACCCGGTGGAGGAGGCCGCTTaa
- the RRP46 gene encoding exosome non-catalytic core subunit rrp46 (EggNog:ENOG503P261; COG:J) translates to MEAGNLPTVLRMRDELTDSATFQVIVSPLENIPGIPTKALSAEFHELFKAVLLLHRHPRTLIQLVVQTTSKPPVATPTVNLSMNQPQEASSSEAKEPEKRRAPLLLGPDMPFEASEIAASINASTLALIDAAIPLRATVIATSVVVDPSPEEEKVALSCHVYAFAFSGYNALDASGNDESTAQLVYYVGSGSTSAKQRTLLFSTAEDAAFETLSHLRNSLAARIE, encoded by the exons ATGGAAGCGGGCAATTTGCCTACGGTAC TTCgcatgcgcgacgagctcacGGATTCCGCCACGTTCCAGGTTATCGTGTCGCCGCTCGAAAACATTCCAGGCATCCCTACCAAGGCACTCTCTGCCGAGTTCCACGAGCTGTTCAAGGCTGTATTGCTCCTCCATCGCCATCCGCGTACCCTGATCCAGCTGGTGGTGCAGACGACGAGCAAGCCGCCTGTTGCGACCCCGACGGTGAACCTGTCCATGAACCAACCCCAGGAAGCAAGCTCTTCCGAGGCAAAGGAGCCGGAaaagcgccgtgcgccactGCTCCTGGGACCCGACATGCCGTTCGAGGCGTCGGAGATCGCTGCTTCCATCAACGCatcgacgctcgcgctgatCGATGCTGCTATACCCCTTCGTGCGACGGTCATTGCAACTTc TGTCGTCGTGGACCCTTCTCCCGAAGAGGAAAAGGTGGCCCTCAGCTGCCACGTCTATGCGTTTGCCTTTTCCGGCTACAATGCACTGGATGCATCGGGCAACGATGAATCCACGGCACAGCTCGTGTACTATGTTGGCTCTGGCAGCACGTCGgccaagcagcgcacgctcctgtTCTCTACAGCGGAGGATGCTGCATTCGAGACCCTTTCCCACCTCCGTAactcgctcgccgcgcggaTAGAATGA